GCCACCTTTTTTAGAAATTCTAAGATAAAAGAAGCCGTAATGGAGTTTTTAAATAAAAGAGATGGCCTTATGCTTGGAATATGCAATGGCTTTCAAGCCCTTATAAAATTAGGACTTGTACCTTTCGGGAAAATAAGAGATATAGATGAGTCTTGTCCTACCCTTACTTACAATAAAATAGGAAGACACGTATCTACCATAGTAAACACAAAAGTTATTTCCAATTTATCTCCATGGTTTAATAATGCAGAGGTAGGAGATATTCATTCCATAGCAGTTTCCCATGGAGAGGGAAGATTTGTGGCGGCAGAGGATGTTATTGACAAACTCAAAATTAAAGGTCAGATAGCAACACAATATGTAGATCTAAATGGCAATGCCAGCTGTGATGTTAGATTTAATCCAAATGGTTCCTACTTTGCAGTAGAGGGTATAACAAGTCCAGATGGGAGAATACTTGGTAAAATGGGACATTCAGAAAGAATAGGAGAAAATGTATTTAAAAATATTCCAGGGGAAAAAGATCAAAAGTTATTTGAGGCAGGAGTGAACTATTTTAAAATTTAAGTTATTCCTTATGTTATATAAAGGTGAAGTGTAAAAAGCTTCATCTTTTTTATTATTCCTTATAGAATCCTTATAATTATAGATTATTATTTAATCGAACAGGAGGATAGATTAATAATGAATGATTTAATTTTAGAGACTAAAGGGCTTTGTAAAAATTTTAAAGGACAAATGGCGGTAAATAATATATCGCTCAGAGTTAGGCGCAATTCTATTTATGGATTGCTTGGGCCAAATGGAGCGGGAAAGTCTACAATATTAAAGATGATAACCGGGATGCTGCGTGCAAGTAGTGGAGAAATTTTATTTGAAGGTCATAAATGGAGTAGAAGTGATTTGAAAAATATGGGGGCTTTAATAGAGAATGCACCGCTTTATGGAAATCTTACTGCAAGGGAAAATTTAAAGGTGCGTACAATAGTACTAGGATTACCGGATAGGAGAATTGATGAAGTACTTGAAATAGTGGATTTGAAGAATACAGGCAAGAAAAGAGCGCATCAATTTTCTATGGGAATGAAGCAGAGGCTCGGAATTGCAATTGCACTTTTAAATAATCCAAAGCTTTTGATCTTAGATGAGCCTACTAATGGACTGGACCCTTTTGGTATACAAGAACTTCGTGAATTAATTCGATCTTTTCCGGCACAGGGGATTACAATAATACTATCAAGTCATATATTGAGTGAAGTTGAACAAGTAGCTTGCCAAATTGGGATTATCTCAGGTGGAATTTTAGGGTATCAGGGGGATATGAAAAAGGGAGAAGACCTTGAAAAGTTGTTTATAGAGGTTGCAGGAAAATACAGAAGGGATGGGGAATAGCATGGGAGCTTATTTTAAATCAGAGTACTTGAAAATAAAACACACCTTTATAGGAAAACTTATCTTTATTGCCCCCTTTTTGCCAATAGCACTGTCCTTTGTTTTAACCACAAGATATTTTGAAATTGACAGTTACAATTGGTGGTATGTAATGCTTTTTCCAGGAATGATATCTTTATTATGTACATTAGTTGTTGTTAAAGATAAAAAAATGAAAAATACGGCAGTGCTTTCCTTACCTGTAGATTTAAAAAAGATTTGGATGGCAAAAGTGCTTGCATGTGTATGCATGATTGTGGTTGCATCTATGATTCATTTATTTGGCTCTGTATTCATAGGAAATGTTTTAGGAATAGGAAAATTTGGAAGTATTCCCATGATAAATGCAGTATTTGCAAGTATAGTTTTAATAATAACATTTCTATGGCAGATACCTTTATGTATGTTTTTAGCAAGCAAGATAGGAATGTTTTCTACAGTATTAATTAATATTGTTTGTTGTTTTATATTGGGAGTGATGACTGCTGTTAGTGATACACTATGGATGATACCCTATGCAGTTCCATCAAGACTTATGATTCCAATCATAAAAGTTTTGCCAAATGGGCTTAGAGCTATTCAAGAGAGTGAGACTTTTAGAACGGAATTATTATCGGACAGCGTTATATTACCTGGTATTATAATTACAGTTAGCTTATTTGTCATACTTACATTTGCCACTGCAAACTGGTATAAAAAACAGGAGGCGAAGTAATATGTGCACACCTATTAAATTTATAAAATCCGATTTCTATAAAATCCGTCGTACTGCAATGTTTTGGATACATATTATAGTTCCAATATTGATTTCATTATTATTTGTTGCATATTATGGAACTTCAACTGCAGCAGTAGATAATGTTTCTAAGATGGGGCTGTATATGCAAATTTTATCCGTGGGATTTCCACTAATAATTGGAATTGTCTGTGCCATGGATGTGGAACAAGAATACGATGCAGGGAACTTTCAGGGGCTCCTGATGTCAGAACACAAGCTTTTAAGCTTTTCAAGTAAAATATGTATGCTGCTTTTTATGGCATTTTTTTCTCTTATTATTGCCATCGGCATTTTTGTATTAGGATTGGAATTTTTAGTTCATAAGGATGTATTTAATTTCTATATTTATGGAAATATAATTTTGATTTTATTATTTAGTCAAATATTTTTGTATATACTACACTTATTATTAAGTTTTTGTTTTGGAACAGGAGTCTCCATAGGACTTGGAATAGCAGAAAGTCTGGTTTCAGCTCTTATGCTTACAGGACTTGGAGATGTAATAGGCAAATGGATTCCGTGCAGCTGGGGCGGCAGAATAATTCAAAATTATATTATATTGAATAGTGATGTATATGATATTAATGTACTACTGTATAAATTTCAGGGATTATATATGAATGAATTTAAATTAGGAATATATATTTGTGGCATTGCAACTATCATATTGTTTTTATTAAGTTTAATATGGTATAACTATTTTGAGGGAAGAAGTGAAAATTAGAAGGAAGTGATAGTATGGCGAATATACTGGCAGTTGATGATGAAGAGGGAATTCTTAAAATTATAAAAACAGCACTTTCAAGAGAAGGACACAGGGTTACCACGGCCTGCGATTTTTCATCTTTCCCTGTTGAAAGATGTTTGGATTATGATTTGATTTTACTAGATGTGATGATGCCAGATATAGATGGGTTCACTCTTTGTAAAAACATTCGTGACATAGTAGATTGTCCTATTTTGTTCCTGACTGCAAAGACTATGGAGGAAGACATTGTAAAAGGACTTGGCATGGGTGGTGATGACTACATCACAAAGCCCTTTGGAATCAATGAACTGCGCTCAAGAGTGGCAGCACACCTTAGAAGGGAACACAGGGAAAAACATAATAGTTTTATTGTATCTGGAGTGAAGTTCAGACTTTCGGCAAAAGAGGTGTTTATAGAAGAAAAACAGATACCTCTTACAAAAAGTGAGTATGAAATCAGTGAATTCCTTGCCATAAATCATGGGCAGGTGTTTTCAAAGGAAAAAATATATGAGACTATATTTGGTTTTGACGGTGAAAGTGACGGCTCAGCTATTGTTGAACATATAAAAAACATAAGGGCGAAGTTTGCAAGGGCAGGTTCTTCTCCAATTGAAACAGTTTGGGGGATTGGATACAAATGGGTTTAAAAGGTAAAAAAAGTTTGAAAGGTATATTTATCAGATATATATTATGCTTTTGTCTCGCAACAATTTTACTTTTAGTAGTATATTCATTTTTAGTTGTTGTGATGATTGAAAAGCATTTTATATTACCTGCCAATTATTCAGAGAAGAAGATTGAAGAAAACAGCAGTGCCATTTTGAATGCAGATAAGGTGACTAAAAATTTAATACCTCAGGGATGTAATTATGGTGTTTATGATGAAAAAGGCAGTATGCTTTATGGAAGTTTTACAGTTGAACAAGCTAAGCAAGCATGGAGGGCAATGAAGAATAATCAAAATATTATTTTTGGAGATCGCTATTATAAGGTATTTCATAGAAAAAAAGACATTTGTATTATTCAATATTCTATTAAGGCACAATTTGAATCACCTTTAATTAGAAAACATTTGGCAAATGTAGAGTTGTTAGGAGTAGTTTTATTTTTGATATTATTTATAGGAGAAGTTGTTCTGCTGGCAGTGGCATTTGGAAAATACCTATCTAAAGAGATTAAAGTTTTAATTGAAGTTTCAGATAACATAAAGAGAAAGCATCTTGACTTTGAGCCTAAACATTCTGATATTCATGAAATTGAAGAAGTCATTAATTCTTTAGATGATATGAAAAATGCATTAAAGGAATCTTTAGAAAAACAATGGGATATGGAAAAATTAAGGAAAAATCAAATTTCTGCATTGGCACATGATATAAAGACACCGCTTACCATAATAAAAGGAAATTCGGAATTAATGAAGGAAGATGGTAATATAAAATATAATGACTATATTTTAAAAAGTGCAGATGAAATTGAAAAATACTTAAGAATTCTTATAGATATTACAAAATCAGAAGATACACTGATCTTAAAGCAGGTTAAAATAAAGACCAAAGCATTTTTTGAAAGAATTGTAGATAAGGAAAGTGCGTTAGCTTCTGAAAAAAATCTTGAACTCATAAGTGAAGTGGAAAGTGCACCTGAATTTTTTTATGGGGATGAAGAACTTTTATATAGGGCTATTATGAATGTAATTTCAAATGCAATTGAGTACTCCCCGGAGTTTGGAAAATTGATTTTTAAAATTTATGGATGTAAAAATGAACTTGAGTTTTCAATTGAAGACAGTGGACATGGATTTTCAGAGGAAGAACTGAAATTTGCAGCAGAGCAGTTTTATAGGGGAGACAAGAGTAGAATTTCAAAGAATCATTATGGCATGGGACTATTTATTACAAATTCATTTATAAAGTTAAGTGGCGGAATTATGAAATTATCAAATTCTGAACAAATTGGCGGCGCAAGGGTAATTTTGAAAGTACCATCATTATCCAAATCTATCACAACCAATTAAGGGAATCAAGTGTCCGCTGGAACTTGACACAGATAAATTATTGTAATTTGTTGTTTATTTTAAATACCTATGGTTTAATTGAATTAGTGGAAAATAATATATTATGCTGGGGGGAGATGTGTAGATGACAAAGCCCATAATTATGACGGATGCCAGTTGTGATTTGCCAGGCAGTTTTATTATGGAAAAGAAAATTCCCTTTTTAGGTTTAATCTGTAACTTCAAGGGCAAGGATTATGAGGACAGTTTTGGAGAGTCTTTGAGCTACAAGGAATTTTATGAAGGATTAAGAAAAGGTGAATTACCCTATACATGTCAGATAAACGAATATAGATTTACTGAAAAATTCAAAGAACTGCTAAAGGAGAAAAGACCTATAATATACATAGGCCTGTCCTCAGGAATAAGCGGTACTTTCAACAGTGCAAAGCTGGCAAAGGAAGAGGTGTTAAGCCAATTTGAAGGTGCTGATATAACTTTAATAGATAGTAAATCAGCATCAATGGGGCTGGGTATTTTAGTATATAATGCTTATTATATGGCAGAGAATGGGTGCACTAGAGATGAAATTGTAAACTGGGTGGAAAGTAATAAACTTAAAATGAACCATTGGTTTATGGTGGAAGATTTAAAATATTTAAAAAAAGGAGGGAGGATACCTTCATTTAAAGCTAATGTAGGCTCTCTCTTAAATGTAAAACCAATTATGTGTATTCAAGAAGATGGAACTTTAAAAAGTGTAGTTAACCTTAGGGGGAGAAAAAAGGCAATTAAATGTATTGCAGAGAAGTTTAAAGAAAAAAGTATGTATACGGAAAATCAGATTATAGGTATTTCACATGGAGATTGTTTAGAAGATGCAATGTTCCTTGAAAAAATTATAAAAGAAGACTTTCCAAATAATAAATTTATTATAAATATACTGGGATTTGGTATGGCTGCTCACTGTGGATGCGGCACCCTTTCTTTGTTTTTTCTGGGAAATGGAAGATAGATTATTTTAAATTATGGTTCACCAGAGATACTGGAGACTTAGCTTCCTTAGCATAATAAGGATTTGCTTAGTCTCTTTTTATTTTTATGTGAGTATTTTAAAAGAAATATAAAGTTTACATTGTTTTAATACACTTTACATTCTTAAATTATATACTATTTTTAATTATTGGATATAAACCGATTTTTTAAAAGGAGGAAATCTATGAAAACTATTAAACATAAGATAATATTGGTAATCTCAATTACATGTATATTAAGTCTATTGGTGTCTTCAGCAGTCAGTTATTTTATATTTTACAATTCTATAATTGGAGAATCTAAAAATAAGATTTCAGCACAGTCGGATAAATATGCGGAAATTATTAATGGTTGGATTGAGGGGCAGGGAAAAATAGTAAGTGAGATTGGTGATAGTATACAACATATGGGAACTTCAGATGATAAAAAACTTTTGGAGTATTTAAAGAAAAAAACAGATTCAAATTCTTATTCTCTAGCAGTATATGTAGGTTTTAAGAATAAAAAATATTTAGACGGTTCCGGATGGGTGCCTGACAATACATTTGTGTGTACTGAAAGAATATGGTATAAAGATGCTGTTGAAAAAAGAGCACTGACCTATTCCGAACCATATGTGGACGCAGAAACAAAGAAAATGGTAGTATCCATATCTAAACCCATAATAGAAAATAATGAAGTGGTTGCAGTTGTAGGTTCTGATATCAGATTAGATACAATCACGAGTATTATAGATAAGGCAAAGCCTATAAGTAATAGCTATGCTTTTTTAATTGATAATAAAAATAATTTTATGGTTCATCCTAATAAGGATTTTAAGCCCACAGCAGAGGGAGCTAAAAATATTACAAAAGTAATGGATGGACATCTTTCAAACATATTGAATAAAAATATAATTTTGAATCAGGATTATGATGGCAAAGAAAAGTATTTTACTACTTCAAAAATTAATTCCTGTAACTGGACAGTCGGTTTGGCAGTGCCTAAAGCTCAATTGGAAAAACCATTGAGAGAATTAATCTGGTGGTTGACATTAGTAATTGGTGCTTCATTAATATTAGCAGTGTTGATTTCCATGTATTTTGGCAAAAGGATAGGAGATCCCATATTATCTCTGGTGAAAGTAGTAAATAAAGCTTCAAATTTTGATTTGACTTCAGATCATAGATTTGATTATCTATTAAAAAGAAAAGATGAAATAGGACAACTTGCAAATGCATTTAATATTATGAAGGAAGAATTAACCGGATTAATCGAGGATATATCACATAATTCCCAAAAGATGAGTATAGAAAGTAAAGAGTTCTCTGAAATTGTGAAGGAAATATCTTCAAAAATTCAGGAAACAGGCAGTGCTGTAAGAAGTATAACAGATGTTGTACAGGAGTCAGGTGCAGTATCGGAAGAAATCAGTGCATCTATAGAAGAAGTGGATTCTAGCATAAATGAGCTTTCAGGTAAGGCCGAGGAAGGAAGCAATAATGCAAATGAATTTAGACAAAGATCTGAGCATATAAAGGCTAAAGTCAAATCCATTATAGAAAATATTCAAAATTTATATAATGAGAAAGAAGAAAATGTAATAAAGGCAATTGAAGATGGGAAGGTGGTGGAAAATATAGTAATGATGGCAGATACTATTTCCAGTATAGCAGAACAGATAAATTTACTTGCCCTTAATGCATCAATAGAAGCTGCCAGGGCAGGACAACAGGGGAAAGGATTTGCAGTAGTGGCTGAAGAAGTTGGAAAGCTTGCAGAACAGTCTTCACAGGCAGTATCAGGTATCCAGGAGACTATTATAAAAGTCAAAGAGGCATTTGAAAAACTTTCTTATACCGCCAATGAGATATTACATTTTATAAATGGTGATATATACTCTCACTTTATGAGTTTTCAAGATATTGGAAATCAATATTATAATGATTCAGATTATACAAGTAGACTGTCTAATGAGATAGCGGCATTTTCCCAGCAGATTACCGCTACAATAAACCAATTAAGTGAAGCAGTTCAATTTATGGCATTAAATATACAAAATTCATTAGGAGATGCAGAAACAATAAGAACAAATATTGATAAAAATACTAGATCAATAGGACAAGTTGCTATAACAGCCCAAGGACAAACAGAAATGGCAGAAAAACTTAATAGAACAGTAAAGAAATTTAAAATTTAGATTCTGTTTAAAAATGGTGTTAATATTATGATAATCTTTAATAGAAGTGAAATCAGCTTCCATTAAAGATTATTATATTGATATCTATTTAAAAAAACATTATCTATATCTAATAATTTGTAAAATTAAAGTTACTTATAAATTTTTTATATATTATATTGCTATTTTCAAGATTAACTGATAGAATAGCATTAATAATTTAATTTAGCACTACATTGAATTAAAGCGATAAAATAAGGAAGTGATTTCTATGGCTAATTGGAGAAAATATATACCAGAGGGAACAAAGGATATTTTATTTCAAGAATGTAAAAAGAAAGTACAGATAGAAAATATATTAAGAGAAATTTATATAAATAGTGGATTTTTAGAGGTTAAATCCCCAACTTTAGAGTTTTATGATGTATTCAATATAGAAAATTCAACCTTGCCTCAGGAAAAAATATATAAATTAATTGATGGACAAGGAAGAATATTAGCTTTAAGAGCAGACATGACCACCCCTATTGCAAGAATTGTGGGGACTAAGTTAAAGGATGCAGTTTATCCTTTAAGGCTTTGTTATACTTCAAATGTATATAGAGTTAATGAGAGTTTAAATGGTAAAAATAGTGAAATAACTCAATCAGGAGTGGAAGTTGTAGGAATAAAGGATATTAATGCAGATGCAGAAGTGATTATAATGGGAATAAAAGCTCTTTTAAATTGTGGACTTGAAA
This genomic interval from Clostridium kluyveri contains the following:
- a CDS encoding sensor histidine kinase; translation: MGLKGKKSLKGIFIRYILCFCLATILLLVVYSFLVVVMIEKHFILPANYSEKKIEENSSAILNADKVTKNLIPQGCNYGVYDEKGSMLYGSFTVEQAKQAWRAMKNNQNIIFGDRYYKVFHRKKDICIIQYSIKAQFESPLIRKHLANVELLGVVLFLILFIGEVVLLAVAFGKYLSKEIKVLIEVSDNIKRKHLDFEPKHSDIHEIEEVINSLDDMKNALKESLEKQWDMEKLRKNQISALAHDIKTPLTIIKGNSELMKEDGNIKYNDYILKSADEIEKYLRILIDITKSEDTLILKQVKIKTKAFFERIVDKESALASEKNLELISEVESAPEFFYGDEELLYRAIMNVISNAIEYSPEFGKLIFKIYGCKNELEFSIEDSGHGFSEEELKFAAEQFYRGDKSRISKNHYGMGLFITNSFIKLSGGIMKLSNSEQIGGARVILKVPSLSKSITTN
- a CDS encoding lantibiotic immunity ABC transporter MutG family permease subunit codes for the protein MCTPIKFIKSDFYKIRRTAMFWIHIIVPILISLLFVAYYGTSTAAVDNVSKMGLYMQILSVGFPLIIGIVCAMDVEQEYDAGNFQGLLMSEHKLLSFSSKICMLLFMAFFSLIIAIGIFVLGLEFLVHKDVFNFYIYGNIILILLFSQIFLYILHLLLSFCFGTGVSIGLGIAESLVSALMLTGLGDVIGKWIPCSWGGRIIQNYIILNSDVYDINVLLYKFQGLYMNEFKLGIYICGIATIILFLLSLIWYNYFEGRSEN
- a CDS encoding methyl-accepting chemotaxis protein codes for the protein MKTIKHKIILVISITCILSLLVSSAVSYFIFYNSIIGESKNKISAQSDKYAEIINGWIEGQGKIVSEIGDSIQHMGTSDDKKLLEYLKKKTDSNSYSLAVYVGFKNKKYLDGSGWVPDNTFVCTERIWYKDAVEKRALTYSEPYVDAETKKMVVSISKPIIENNEVVAVVGSDIRLDTITSIIDKAKPISNSYAFLIDNKNNFMVHPNKDFKPTAEGAKNITKVMDGHLSNILNKNIILNQDYDGKEKYFTTSKINSCNWTVGLAVPKAQLEKPLRELIWWLTLVIGASLILAVLISMYFGKRIGDPILSLVKVVNKASNFDLTSDHRFDYLLKRKDEIGQLANAFNIMKEELTGLIEDISHNSQKMSIESKEFSEIVKEISSKIQETGSAVRSITDVVQESGAVSEEISASIEEVDSSINELSGKAEEGSNNANEFRQRSEHIKAKVKSIIENIQNLYNEKEENVIKAIEDGKVVENIVMMADTISSIAEQINLLALNASIEAARAGQQGKGFAVVAEEVGKLAEQSSQAVSGIQETIIKVKEAFEKLSYTANEILHFINGDIYSHFMSFQDIGNQYYNDSDYTSRLSNEIAAFSQQITATINQLSEAVQFMALNIQNSLGDAETIRTNIDKNTRSIGQVAITAQGQTEMAEKLNRTVKKFKI
- a CDS encoding lantibiotic immunity ABC transporter MutE/EpiE family permease subunit, producing the protein MGAYFKSEYLKIKHTFIGKLIFIAPFLPIALSFVLTTRYFEIDSYNWWYVMLFPGMISLLCTLVVVKDKKMKNTAVLSLPVDLKKIWMAKVLACVCMIVVASMIHLFGSVFIGNVLGIGKFGSIPMINAVFASIVLIITFLWQIPLCMFLASKIGMFSTVLINIVCCFILGVMTAVSDTLWMIPYAVPSRLMIPIIKVLPNGLRAIQESETFRTELLSDSVILPGIIITVSLFVILTFATANWYKKQEAK
- a CDS encoding lantibiotic protection ABC transporter ATP-binding protein — translated: MNDLILETKGLCKNFKGQMAVNNISLRVRRNSIYGLLGPNGAGKSTILKMITGMLRASSGEILFEGHKWSRSDLKNMGALIENAPLYGNLTARENLKVRTIVLGLPDRRIDEVLEIVDLKNTGKKRAHQFSMGMKQRLGIAIALLNNPKLLILDEPTNGLDPFGIQELRELIRSFPAQGITIILSSHILSEVEQVACQIGIISGGILGYQGDMKKGEDLEKLFIEVAGKYRRDGE
- a CDS encoding DegV family protein → MTKPIIMTDASCDLPGSFIMEKKIPFLGLICNFKGKDYEDSFGESLSYKEFYEGLRKGELPYTCQINEYRFTEKFKELLKEKRPIIYIGLSSGISGTFNSAKLAKEEVLSQFEGADITLIDSKSASMGLGILVYNAYYMAENGCTRDEIVNWVESNKLKMNHWFMVEDLKYLKKGGRIPSFKANVGSLLNVKPIMCIQEDGTLKSVVNLRGRKKAIKCIAEKFKEKSMYTENQIIGISHGDCLEDAMFLEKIIKEDFPNNKFIINILGFGMAAHCGCGTLSLFFLGNGR
- a CDS encoding response regulator transcription factor is translated as MANILAVDDEEGILKIIKTALSREGHRVTTACDFSSFPVERCLDYDLILLDVMMPDIDGFTLCKNIRDIVDCPILFLTAKTMEEDIVKGLGMGGDDYITKPFGINELRSRVAAHLRREHREKHNSFIVSGVKFRLSAKEVFIEEKQIPLTKSEYEISEFLAINHGQVFSKEKIYETIFGFDGESDGSAIVEHIKNIRAKFARAGSSPIETVWGIGYKWV